One Hippea jasoniae genomic region harbors:
- the mnmA gene encoding tRNA 2-thiouridine(34) synthase MnmA — protein MKKSVVLALSGGIDSALAAILLKNKGFEVIGLTLKLYNENELETAEYIAKKLNIKWILLDVKKDFNKKIIDYFFESYIKGKTPNPCVVCNRQVKFHYLFEIMKEIDAEFIATGHYATTGYIDNTKLIAASDTQKDQSYFLSFLTKEQIEPLIFPLAQIKSKKETENIIKEYGITIPQKESFEVCFIKTDYRDALKKRYPQQKNGYFILNGKKMGKHSGIFNYTVGQRRGIKIPFTEALYVKKINPESGDIILTTKDGIRKRFVEATIENMPLRLPKIFKAHAKLRSKMSLSACNVKINKHSFVLEFETPQFAPTPGQVATVYLNNCIVLSGFIKEGF, from the coding sequence GTGAAAAAAAGCGTTGTTTTAGCCCTAAGTGGCGGTATTGATTCTGCTTTAGCTGCCATATTACTCAAAAACAAAGGCTTTGAGGTTATAGGTTTAACGCTAAAGCTCTACAACGAAAATGAGCTTGAAACAGCCGAATATATTGCAAAAAAACTCAATATTAAATGGATTTTGCTTGATGTAAAAAAGGATTTTAACAAAAAAATTATAGACTACTTTTTTGAAAGCTACATAAAAGGCAAAACACCCAATCCATGTGTTGTATGCAACAGGCAGGTAAAATTCCACTATCTTTTTGAAATAATGAAGGAAATTGATGCAGAGTTTATTGCAACGGGTCATTATGCAACAACAGGCTATATCGATAACACAAAACTCATCGCAGCTTCAGATACACAAAAGGATCAATCCTATTTTTTGAGCTTTCTAACCAAAGAACAGATAGAACCACTAATTTTTCCGCTTGCACAGATAAAAAGCAAAAAAGAAACAGAAAACATTATCAAAGAATATGGTATCACCATCCCACAAAAAGAGAGCTTTGAGGTGTGTTTTATCAAAACAGACTACAGAGATGCCCTAAAAAAAAGATATCCCCAACAAAAAAACGGATATTTCATTCTAAACGGCAAAAAAATGGGGAAACATTCAGGCATTTTTAACTACACGGTTGGCCAAAGAAGAGGTATAAAAATCCCATTTACAGAAGCTTTATATGTAAAAAAGATAAATCCAGAAAGTGGCGATATTATCTTAACCACAAAAGATGGTATCCGTAAGCGATTTGTCGAGGCAACAATCGAAAACATGCCCCTTAGGCTACCAAAAATATTTAAAGCCCACGCAAAACTGCGCTCAAAGATGAGCCTATCTGCCTGCAATGTCAAAATCAACAAACATAGCTTTGTTTTAGAGTTTGAAACACCGCAGTTTGCACCAACACCCGGTCAGGTTGCCACCGTTTATCTAAACAACTGTATCGTTTTAAGCGGATTTATCAAAGAGGGGTTTTAA
- the hisB gene encoding imidazoleglycerol-phosphate dehydratase HisB, with amino-acid sequence MVELTRKTKETSIEVKLNINGSGQYKIDTGIGFFNHMLEALSKHSGVDLFVHAEGDLDVDFHHTVEDVGIVIGKALKEAVKDISIARYGYAIIAMDEALVLTSIDFCNRIFLNFDCNINGSIGNFDSELIEEFFKALVSNSGMVLHIKQLYGVNKHHIAEAIFKSFAHSLKMALKPAQSVLSTKGSL; translated from the coding sequence ATGGTTGAACTAACAAGAAAAACAAAGGAAACTTCAATAGAGGTAAAGCTCAACATAAACGGCAGCGGGCAATATAAAATCGACACAGGCATAGGGTTTTTTAATCACATGCTTGAGGCTTTAAGCAAGCATTCTGGGGTTGACCTATTTGTGCATGCAGAAGGCGACCTTGATGTTGATTTTCACCATACAGTTGAAGATGTGGGTATTGTGATAGGTAAAGCCTTAAAAGAGGCTGTTAAAGATATAAGCATAGCACGCTACGGATATGCAATTATTGCAATGGATGAGGCACTTGTTCTAACTTCAATAGACTTTTGCAATAGAATTTTTTTAAATTTCGATTGCAATATAAACGGCAGTATAGGCAATTTTGACAGCGAACTTATAGAGGAGTTTTTTAAGGCTTTAGTTTCAAACAGCGGCATGGTTTTGCACATAAAACAGCTCTACGGCGTAAATAAACACCACATAGCAGAGGCGATTTTTAAATCTTTTGCCCACAGCCTCAAAATGGCTTTAAAGCCTGCTCAAAGTGTGCTTTCTACCAAAGGATCGTTATGA
- a CDS encoding polyprenyl synthetase family protein: MKKYIELVNNYIDELSKKPFFPEIFKEALFYTPKSGGKRIRALLVILSGEMFYANIVQTLPIAAAIELLHAYSLIHDDLPVMDNDDFRRGKPANHKVFGEDLALLAGDGLNTFTFNVISNAENIEPSKRIEIIKWLSNNAGIGGMVVGQVVDILSAREKLKGFSPKRLVNFIHKHKTAKLIQASVVCGAICGNPSKNDLEKIAKYGLFSGVAFQIIDDCLDVVGDEKKLGKKKVDEINNTLTYPKVYGLKRSFEMADRLKDMAIDQIKEFKKSQPLIDIAKLIVERDR; this comes from the coding sequence GTGAAAAAATATATCGAGCTTGTTAACAACTACATAGATGAGCTATCAAAAAAGCCATTCTTTCCTGAAATTTTTAAAGAGGCGCTTTTTTACACACCAAAAAGCGGCGGCAAACGGATAAGGGCGCTTCTTGTAATATTGAGCGGTGAGATGTTTTATGCAAATATAGTCCAAACACTGCCGATTGCTGCAGCCATTGAGCTTTTGCATGCATATTCATTAATTCACGATGACCTGCCCGTTATGGATAACGACGATTTCAGGCGAGGCAAACCTGCAAACCACAAGGTCTTTGGCGAGGATCTGGCGCTGCTTGCAGGTGATGGATTAAATACCTTTACATTTAATGTTATTTCCAATGCCGAAAATATTGAGCCATCAAAAAGGATAGAGATAATCAAATGGCTTTCAAACAATGCTGGTATTGGTGGGATGGTTGTTGGTCAGGTTGTTGATATACTCTCTGCAAGAGAAAAACTAAAAGGCTTCTCACCAAAAAGGCTTGTAAATTTTATCCATAAACATAAAACGGCAAAGCTCATTCAGGCAAGCGTTGTATGCGGGGCGATCTGTGGTAATCCTTCTAAAAATGATTTAGAAAAAATCGCAAAATACGGACTATTCAGCGGCGTTGCGTTTCAGATTATCGATGACTGCCTTGATGTTGTCGGAGATGAGAAAAAATTGGGCAAAAAGAAGGTTGATGAAATAAACAATACGCTTACCTACCCAAAGGTTTATGGACTTAAGCGCTCTTTTGAGATGGCAGATAGGTTAAAGGATATGGCGATCGATCAGATAAAGGAATTTAAAAAATCGCAGCCTTTAATAGACATTGCAAAACTGATCGTTGAAAGGGATAGATAA
- a CDS encoding TRAP transporter substrate-binding protein has protein sequence MRRYLLLVVVFLVFLSSSVFAKTYVINLGIVTTPKTFHYKAAMKFKQIVEKESKGNIKVIIHHSGSVGNETDILQQLQMNALQMGVITAGPIDKFVPAIKAIEFPFLFSSYKQVDEILDGKIGRAILNEFPKAGLIGYHFLENGFRNLTNSVRPVHSAKDVKGLKIRVMNSQFQVAIWRALGANPTPMPWPIYTQLAQHVIDGQENPLAVIYQYKLYEVQKYLTLTRHVYSALVFVGSKKFYDTLPAQYKKLLFKATKEASIYERHLNRTKAEFFLEQLKKKGMIIDEHPDIASFKAKVASLKSLFKGDARKYLDMILAATSKK, from the coding sequence ATGAGGCGGTATTTGTTGTTAGTTGTTGTTTTTCTGGTTTTTTTAAGCAGTAGCGTTTTTGCAAAAACCTATGTGATTAATCTTGGTATTGTTACAACACCAAAAACATTTCACTACAAAGCTGCTATGAAATTTAAGCAGATTGTGGAAAAAGAAAGCAAGGGCAATATCAAAGTGATTATTCACCACTCTGGCTCTGTGGGCAACGAAACAGATATTCTGCAACAACTTCAGATGAATGCATTGCAGATGGGTGTTATAACAGCAGGGCCAATCGATAAGTTTGTGCCAGCTATTAAAGCTATAGAGTTTCCGTTTCTGTTTTCAAGCTATAAGCAGGTTGATGAAATCCTGGATGGAAAGATAGGCAGGGCTATTTTAAATGAGTTTCCAAAAGCTGGTTTGATTGGATACCATTTTTTAGAGAACGGCTTCAGGAATCTTACAAACTCCGTAAGACCCGTTCACAGCGCAAAGGATGTTAAAGGTTTAAAAATCAGGGTGATGAACAGCCAATTTCAGGTTGCTATCTGGAGGGCTTTAGGTGCCAATCCAACACCTATGCCATGGCCTATCTACACTCAGCTTGCCCAGCATGTAATCGATGGACAGGAGAATCCGCTTGCCGTTATCTATCAATATAAACTCTATGAGGTGCAAAAATATCTGACTCTTACAAGGCATGTTTATTCTGCGCTTGTTTTTGTGGGAAGCAAAAAATTCTACGATACACTGCCAGCTCAATACAAAAAGCTGCTGTTTAAAGCCACAAAAGAGGCATCTATCTATGAGAGGCATCTAAACAGAACAAAGGCAGAGTTTTTCTTAGAACAACTTAAAAAGAAGGGTATGATTATTGATGAGCATCCCGATATAGCCTCATTTAAAGCAAAGGTTGCCTCTTTAAAAAGCCTGTTTAAAGGCGATGCAAGAAAATATCTTGATATGATTCTTGCTGCTACATCTAAAAAATGA
- a CDS encoding phosphatase PAP2 family protein, with translation MKEKFRLFDYINIGFYLFMLTIAFTHYNDIPSPNAVILLYIFIIITSIYLIIHEHSNRLLRLLRFFYPFVFIGFVFESLGFIVPFINPHNKDYLLIRWDRMLLGEDAARLFNIFNIKGFVDILQIAYLAYYFLPFVVIVYFYKRNEIKKLSFSLFALSLGYYISYLGYILLPAIGPRYSLSYLSQMPINGGIVYKIVHPLLNALEHIKQDCFPSGHTEISLLVVLIFWRENKKIALFILPVVLLLILATLVLRYHYFSDVVAGIFTAFFVYFTSRAIFKV, from the coding sequence ATGAAAGAGAAATTCAGGCTTTTCGATTACATAAACATTGGTTTCTATCTGTTCATGCTCACTATTGCATTTACCCACTACAACGACATTCCATCACCCAATGCTGTTATTCTGCTATACATCTTTATAATTATCACATCGATTTATCTGATAATTCATGAGCATTCAAATAGACTTCTGAGGCTTTTGAGGTTTTTTTATCCGTTTGTTTTTATAGGGTTTGTGTTTGAATCACTGGGATTTATTGTGCCCTTTATCAATCCACACAACAAAGACTACCTGCTTATAAGATGGGATAGAATGTTGCTTGGTGAGGATGCAGCAAGGCTGTTTAATATTTTTAACATAAAAGGCTTTGTTGACATTTTGCAGATTGCATACCTTGCCTACTACTTTCTGCCGTTTGTAGTTATCGTTTACTTTTACAAAAGAAACGAGATTAAAAAGCTCAGTTTTTCGCTGTTTGCTTTATCGCTCGGGTATTATATTTCCTATCTTGGATACATTCTGCTTCCAGCCATTGGGCCGCGATATAGTCTAAGCTATCTAAGCCAGATGCCAATAAACGGTGGCATTGTTTATAAAATTGTTCATCCGCTTCTAAATGCACTTGAGCATATAAAACAGGATTGTTTTCCCAGTGGACACACAGAAATCTCGCTGCTTGTTGTTTTGATATTCTGGCGTGAAAATAAAAAAATTGCACTTTTTATTCTGCCTGTTGTTTTGCTATTAATCCTTGCGACACTTGTTTTGAGGTATCACTATTTTAGCGATGTTGTAGCGGGAATTTTTACAGCTTTTTTTGTATATTTCACATCACGGGCTATATTCAAAGTTTAA
- a CDS encoding MBL fold metallo-hydrolase — translation MKVNTINNNQLIFLGTGGGRFTVFNQLRKSGGIWFILNNKLFAIDPGPGALIEAIKHKLYPNKLSGIFLSHRHLDHCSDINAVIESMTEGGHKKRGVVLAPKEATEIDPVILKYNRKNFTLINTEEFAEYQIDSVKISTKKRHQHTTETYGAVFEYENHSFAYIPDTAYFDELTELYKSEIVIMNTVFCKPRSGFKHLSAMDVYRFLDGFKPKLLIITHFGLSFLKQKPWEVAKQISKETGCRVVAAYDGMVVDL, via the coding sequence ATGAAAGTTAACACAATAAACAACAATCAGTTGATATTTTTAGGTACAGGCGGGGGCAGATTTACCGTATTTAATCAATTAAGAAAATCTGGCGGCATCTGGTTTATTTTAAACAACAAACTATTTGCGATAGATCCAGGCCCAGGAGCTTTAATTGAGGCAATCAAACATAAACTTTACCCCAACAAACTAAGCGGCATATTTTTAAGCCACAGGCACCTTGATCACTGCTCAGACATCAATGCCGTAATCGAATCGATGACAGAGGGAGGGCATAAAAAGCGGGGGGTTGTTTTAGCACCAAAAGAGGCAACAGAAATTGACCCTGTGATTTTAAAATACAACAGAAAAAATTTTACGCTTATAAACACAGAGGAATTTGCAGAATATCAGATAGACAGTGTTAAAATTTCAACAAAAAAGAGACATCAACACACAACAGAAACCTACGGGGCTGTATTTGAGTATGAGAATCACAGCTTTGCATACATACCGGATACGGCTTATTTTGATGAACTAACAGAGCTTTATAAATCTGAAATAGTGATAATGAATACGGTGTTTTGCAAACCAAGAAGTGGCTTTAAACACTTAAGCGCCATGGATGTGTATAGGTTTTTAGATGGTTTTAAACCAAAACTGCTGATTATTACCCACTTTGGATTGTCGTTTTTGAAGCAAAAGCCGTGGGAGGTTGCAAAACAAATATCAAAAGAAACAGGCTGCAGAGTCGTTGCAGCCTATGACGGGATGGTTGTGGATTTATGA
- a CDS encoding undecaprenyl-diphosphate phosphatase, with protein sequence MSVLDAIILGIVEGLTEFLPISSTGHLILASSLLGIKQTPFTKSFEIIIQLGAILSVLFLYFNRLKRDFELWKRIIWAFIPTGVVGFVLYKLIKQYLFNPHIVVYSLTIGGIIIIAVEFLFEKIKPQKQINQLNLKQSVIIGLFQSLAVVPGTSRSASSIIGAMAVGLTRKEAVEFSFLLAIPTMFAATGYDILKSGIAISSHQWHLIAIGFIVSFFSALVAVKGFIGFVSKYTLKSFGVYRIIIGIIFLFVLK encoded by the coding sequence ATGAGTGTTTTAGATGCGATTATTTTAGGCATTGTTGAGGGATTAACAGAATTTTTGCCGATTTCATCCACGGGGCATTTAATACTTGCCTCAAGCCTGCTTGGAATTAAGCAAACACCGTTTACAAAATCGTTTGAGATTATCATTCAGCTTGGTGCTATTTTAAGCGTGCTTTTTTTATATTTTAACAGGCTAAAAAGGGATTTTGAGCTGTGGAAACGCATTATCTGGGCATTCATACCAACAGGCGTTGTGGGTTTTGTGCTTTATAAACTGATAAAACAGTATCTTTTCAATCCGCATATTGTTGTTTATTCTTTAACCATAGGCGGTATAATCATTATAGCTGTTGAGTTTTTATTTGAAAAAATCAAACCTCAAAAGCAGATAAATCAACTAAACTTAAAACAATCCGTTATAATTGGTCTTTTTCAATCGCTTGCTGTTGTTCCTGGCACATCCCGATCGGCCTCAAGCATCATAGGTGCAATGGCTGTGGGATTAACACGAAAAGAGGCTGTGGAGTTTTCTTTTCTGCTTGCCATACCAACGATGTTTGCAGCAACGGGATACGATATCTTAAAAAGCGGCATTGCCATATCATCACACCAGTGGCATCTAATCGCAATCGGTTTTATTGTCTCATTTTTTAGCGCACTTGTTGCAGTAAAAGGCTTTATAGGTTTTGTAAGCAAATACACACTCAAAAGTTTTGGTGTTTATAGAATTATCATAGGAATTATTTTCCTTTTTGTTCTTAAATAG
- the xseB gene encoding exodeoxyribonuclease VII small subunit, whose protein sequence is MKTFEETLKRLEEIAKRLEDEDIMLDEAINLYEEGMKLVDFCTKKLNEAQNRIKLITQVKDGKIETEDFK, encoded by the coding sequence ATGAAAACATTTGAAGAGACTTTAAAGAGGCTTGAAGAGATTGCAAAAAGGCTTGAGGATGAAGATATAATGCTGGATGAGGCTATAAATCTTTACGAAGAGGGTATGAAGCTTGTGGATTTTTGCACAAAAAAGCTCAACGAGGCACAAAATCGCATAAAACTCATCACTCAGGTAAAAGACGGCAAAATAGAGACAGAGGATTTTAAGTGA
- a CDS encoding nucleotide sugar dehydrogenase codes for MFEDFLNGKKTIAVIGLGYVGMPLLYHLSKHFKTIGFDKNPARIEELKKGIDSTGELEGIDFTNNNIEFSCDDDILKKAQLFIVAVPTPIDSHKLPDLTPLKKASQTVAKHLKKGDIVVYESTVYPFATREVCVPILEEISHLSFCKDFFVGYSPERINPGDKVHTPDKITKIVSGCDKQTAELLAKIYGSINNNNIFIAESIETAEAAKVIENTQRDINIALMNELSKIFNIMGINTFAVLEAAKTKWNFLPFEPGLVGGHCIGVDPYYLTFKAQEVGYHPEVILAGRRINDSMGEYVAKESIKRLIKCGRAILGSKALVLGITFKENVPDIRNSRVIDIIEELKDFGVEVDVYDPYANPADVKKEYGLNLCKKESLKDSYDLIILAVKHKKLIENIDEFLKLFNSSGVFVDIKGVIDKNRLGENILYWSL; via the coding sequence ATGTTTGAGGATTTTTTAAATGGTAAAAAGACAATCGCCGTTATTGGTCTTGGCTATGTTGGCATGCCCCTTTTATACCACCTATCAAAACACTTTAAAACGATAGGATTTGATAAAAACCCCGCTCGCATCGAGGAGCTAAAAAAAGGAATAGACTCAACAGGCGAGCTTGAGGGTATAGATTTTACAAACAATAACATAGAGTTCTCATGCGATGATGATATTTTAAAAAAGGCTCAGCTGTTTATCGTTGCCGTTCCAACGCCTATAGATAGCCACAAACTGCCTGATCTAACACCGCTTAAAAAAGCCTCTCAAACTGTAGCAAAACATCTAAAAAAAGGCGATATAGTCGTTTATGAGTCAACCGTGTATCCTTTTGCAACAAGAGAGGTCTGTGTGCCGATCCTTGAGGAGATTTCACATCTGTCTTTCTGTAAAGACTTTTTTGTTGGATACTCACCTGAGCGTATAAACCCCGGGGATAAAGTTCACACGCCCGATAAAATCACAAAAATCGTAAGCGGTTGCGATAAACAAACCGCAGAACTGCTTGCAAAAATCTACGGAAGCATAAACAACAATAACATTTTTATAGCAGAGTCGATTGAAACAGCTGAGGCTGCAAAGGTAATAGAAAACACCCAGAGAGACATAAATATCGCACTGATGAACGAGCTATCAAAAATATTTAACATAATGGGTATAAACACCTTTGCCGTGCTTGAGGCTGCAAAAACAAAGTGGAACTTTTTACCCTTTGAGCCCGGTCTTGTCGGCGGACACTGCATAGGCGTTGACCCATATTATTTAACCTTCAAAGCGCAAGAGGTGGGCTATCATCCCGAGGTTATACTTGCAGGCAGGCGCATAAACGATTCGATGGGTGAATATGTGGCAAAGGAATCGATCAAACGCTTAATCAAATGCGGAAGAGCCATTCTTGGATCAAAGGCGCTTGTTTTGGGTATTACATTTAAAGAAAATGTGCCCGATATCAGAAACAGCCGCGTTATCGATATAATCGAAGAGCTAAAAGACTTTGGCGTTGAGGTTGACGTGTATGACCCTTATGCAAACCCGGCCGATGTCAAAAAGGAGTATGGTTTAAATTTATGCAAAAAAGAATCGCTCAAAGATAGCTATGACTTAATCATTCTTGCCGTAAAACATAAAAAACTGATAGAAAACATAGATGAGTTTTTAAAACTATTTAACTCAAGCGGTGTTTTTGTTGACATAAAAGGCGTAATTGATAAAAATAGGCTTGGTGAGAATATTCTTTACTGGAGCTTATAG
- a CDS encoding MerR family transcriptional regulator: MRVELSTKYLKMEKSTLYNMAREGKIPVVKIEIGKNNSDLLTNRCLALSKSLLFLYFRCLQSVILEVSPFKFKRSLI, translated from the coding sequence ATGAGAGTTGAACTGTCAACAAAATATCTAAAAATGGAAAAATCTACTCTTTATAATATGGCAAGGGAAGGAAAAATCCCTGTTGTAAAAATTGAGATTGGAAAAAATAATTCGGATTTACTAACAAACAGGTGTCTGGCTTTGTCAAAATCCTTACTATTCCTGTATTTCAGATGCCTTCAGTCTGTTATACTTGAAGTGTCACCATTTAAGTTTAAAAGGAGCTTAATATGA
- a CDS encoding diacylglycerol/lipid kinase family protein, whose protein sequence is MIAIIANPKAHRFSHNKLKAIIDTLKRQYSVDVFFTKKPKEGTAIANDIAGLYKIIAIYGGDGIINEVINADLKDSAVAVLPAGTTNVLAIELFGSPSIKLSVDAILKGKTKTAFTAKINDKYFILMAGAGFDGLSVKLVNNRLKHFSGKLAYVAAGIKAYLKPNKCFEAEIDGKKFNVLWAIATNASVYAGKFRISRSTNIFDNNLEVLLFDCKNPIFALPYYNSVLFFLNRFRMPCFKRIKTQKVLFKGCTIQIDGDLYEQNYGEIKISKPIKIIVP, encoded by the coding sequence ATGATAGCAATAATAGCAAATCCCAAAGCTCACAGATTTTCGCACAATAAACTCAAAGCAATTATCGATACCCTTAAAAGGCAATATTCGGTTGATGTATTTTTCACAAAAAAGCCAAAAGAAGGAACAGCCATAGCAAACGATATTGCCGGTTTATACAAAATAATAGCAATCTACGGCGGAGATGGAATTATCAACGAGGTTATAAATGCAGACTTGAAAGACTCAGCTGTTGCCGTTTTACCAGCTGGCACAACAAATGTGCTTGCAATCGAGCTGTTTGGCTCACCTTCTATTAAACTATCAGTCGATGCAATATTAAAAGGCAAGACAAAAACAGCCTTTACGGCAAAAATCAACGACAAATATTTTATCTTAATGGCTGGTGCAGGATTTGATGGATTAAGCGTTAAATTAGTAAACAACAGGCTTAAACACTTTAGCGGCAAATTAGCCTATGTTGCAGCAGGCATCAAGGCCTATCTAAAACCTAACAAATGCTTCGAGGCTGAAATCGATGGCAAAAAATTTAATGTTTTATGGGCTATTGCCACAAATGCCTCAGTTTATGCAGGAAAGTTTAGAATATCCCGCTCAACAAATATTTTTGACAACAATCTTGAGGTGCTGCTTTTTGACTGCAAAAATCCCATTTTTGCTCTGCCGTATTACAACAGCGTGCTTTTCTTTTTAAACAGATTCAGGATGCCCTGTTTTAAGCGCATAAAAACACAAAAGGTTTTATTTAAAGGCTGCACAATTCAGATAGATGGTGATTTATACGAACAAAATTACGGTGAGATAAAGATTTCAAAACCGATAAAGATTATTGTGCCATGA
- the mtaB gene encoding tRNA (N(6)-L-threonylcarbamoyladenosine(37)-C(2))-methylthiotransferase MtaB — protein sequence MKVGFATFGCKLNQYETQLMMEKVLKANCEISSLDKADVCIINSCAVTAKASKEARMLAKRLSNSKTVIYTGCDSYLEENLSPKIILVGNSLKYSIDQLIKNPTSDTGQATKFYPIDETISDFFNKSRAFVKIQEGCNNHCTYCIIPFLRSKQRDKPSDIVIKEIETLYKKGFYEIVITGTNIGSYNNFYELLKAIDNIKGFFRVRISSIEPMYLNEEIIKLIASGKFAKHLHIPLQSGSDKVLKLMKRDYTTKAFARLVEMCDRYGIFVGTDVIVGFFGEDDEEFKKTYNFIKELPLTYGHIFSYSIRPFTPASKIKLPLPRGPVAKQRNRMLKELFEEKKKKSIKRLIGKEIEFIVETTKIENGKYFRGLSSQYFGVAVKNFKEGLVKAKLLDFNDNIGIIDES from the coding sequence ATGAAGGTCGGATTTGCCACATTTGGTTGCAAGCTCAATCAATATGAAACCCAGCTGATGATGGAGAAGGTTTTAAAAGCCAACTGTGAAATCAGCTCTCTTGATAAGGCTGATGTATGCATAATAAATTCCTGCGCTGTCACAGCAAAAGCCTCAAAAGAGGCTCGAATGCTTGCAAAAAGGCTTTCTAACTCAAAAACCGTTATCTATACGGGCTGTGATAGCTACCTTGAAGAAAATCTTTCGCCAAAAATAATCCTTGTGGGCAATAGCCTCAAATATTCTATCGACCAACTGATAAAAAACCCAACAAGTGATACAGGCCAGGCAACAAAATTCTATCCTATAGATGAGACAATCAGTGATTTTTTTAATAAAAGCAGGGCTTTTGTAAAGATCCAGGAAGGATGCAACAACCACTGCACCTACTGCATAATCCCGTTTTTGCGCTCAAAACAGCGCGACAAACCATCAGATATTGTCATAAAAGAAATAGAGACGCTTTACAAAAAGGGTTTTTATGAAATTGTTATTACAGGCACAAATATAGGCTCATACAACAATTTTTACGAACTTTTAAAAGCAATAGATAACATAAAAGGTTTCTTCAGGGTAAGGATCAGCTCAATAGAGCCAATGTATCTAAACGAAGAGATTATAAAGCTTATCGCCTCTGGAAAATTTGCAAAGCATCTGCATATACCGCTACAGTCAGGTAGTGACAAAGTTTTAAAACTCATGAAAAGAGACTACACTACAAAGGCATTTGCAAGGCTTGTTGAGATGTGCGATAGATACGGTATATTTGTGGGAACGGATGTTATTGTGGGTTTTTTTGGCGAGGATGATGAGGAATTTAAAAAAACATACAATTTTATAAAGGAGTTGCCTTTAACTTACGGGCATATATTCAGCTATTCAATTAGACCTTTTACGCCTGCTTCAAAGATAAAACTACCGCTTCCACGAGGACCTGTTGCAAAGCAAAGAAACAGGATGCTAAAGGAGCTATTTGAAGAAAAAAAGAAAAAATCGATCAAAAGGCTTATAGGTAAAGAGATAGAATTCATTGTTGAAACAACAAAAATAGAAAACGGAAAATACTTTAGGGGTCTAAGCAGTCAATACTTTGGTGTAGCTGTTAAAAATTTTAAAGAAGGGCTTGTCAAAGCTAAACTGCTCGATTTTAACGATAATATAGGAATCATTGATGAAAGTTAA
- a CDS encoding DMT family transporter produces MNKKVGFIEVVFATCFMGSLGLFVKHLSSSVLILTFFRLFLPAVFLGIFFRKTITKTSIKAILGGVFLSLTIIFYIISIKKIGMATSVFELYLGPILASVFSFIALKEPLEKFDIFCMLIALSGLLVILKFKIDINIAALYGLLSGIFYGLLITTNKAIKDNLISTSFFEFVAGSISTAFFMLFFKGNINFILADIPLIVIMAVVCGLGGITLMIAAIKNLSTTEFGVFSYLEVFFAVLFGVIAGETLSVEKIIGGGLIKAGGILMVVKSTIKGHL; encoded by the coding sequence ATGAATAAAAAAGTAGGGTTTATAGAGGTTGTTTTTGCCACCTGCTTTATGGGAAGCCTTGGTCTGTTTGTAAAACACCTCTCAAGCAGTGTATTAATTTTAACCTTTTTCAGGCTTTTTCTCCCTGCTGTTTTTCTGGGTATCTTTTTTAGAAAAACTATTACAAAAACCTCCATTAAAGCTATCTTAGGCGGCGTATTTCTAAGCCTGACAATTATATTTTACATCATATCCATAAAAAAGATCGGTATGGCAACCTCTGTGTTTGAGCTTTATTTAGGGCCTATTCTTGCTTCTGTATTTTCGTTTATCGCATTAAAAGAACCCCTTGAAAAGTTTGATATATTCTGCATGCTTATTGCCCTAAGCGGCCTTCTTGTAATTCTAAAATTTAAAATCGATATCAACATTGCGGCATTGTATGGACTGCTTTCTGGTATTTTCTACGGACTGCTTATAACAACAAATAAAGCTATAAAGGACAACCTTATATCAACAAGCTTTTTTGAGTTTGTAGCAGGCAGCATTTCGACGGCTTTTTTTATGCTGTTTTTTAAAGGGAATATAAACTTTATCCTTGCAGACATTCCGCTAATCGTTATAATGGCTGTTGTTTGTGGACTTGGAGGTATTACACTGATGATTGCAGCCATAAAAAACCTCTCAACAACTGAATTCGGCGTATTTTCTTATCTTGAGGTATTTTTTGCCGTTTTGTTTGGTGTTATAGCAGGTGAAACCCTTTCTGTTGAAAAAATTATCGGCGGTGGTCTTATAAAAGCCGGTGGGATTTTGATGGTAGTAAAATCAACCATAAAGGGGCATTTATGA